One genomic segment of Komagataella phaffii GS115 chromosome 4, complete sequence includes these proteins:
- a CDS encoding Mitochondrial protein kinase has protein sequence MGKHNILSLTPVLRKLKVQEDRYTFDRILAYYAKFHQAKLSLKQIAQFGQTPSTPQIFRSSVFLLDELPVRLSKRITLLRNPPEIIRERGLQAPFLEWARTYEKTFVQVLKFKRAFGFMNNEDEISRLVDRVHSEHSYSNVTPITTELKNRLLKESDVSGTLMNKDIDNDGFSVFGLIGLKSLASNSAEVSGLKKYLQVAYRSHTEIHSYLEEVATLFQLILKNHSNDILSFTKLLMEHTGKKQLSMNEFDNQKQIHRYLNMLFSSRIGTRVLLAQHLQLYKMSTGKLRSSVMKQLQHQGMTGVIGTKVVLYDIINDAIYSAEEALNRYLQESNSSIVEPPEFELNCDPDLTVTCIPAHLWHVVFEVCKNSLRATVDNHIQKGDTSKQMHPIVITVLEGTDDVVIKIADRGGGISPEVLKHIWSYHYSTNNTVDAVQKLTQSEKDQYTLVNSAQQGAEDNAPMAGLGFGLPLSKLMIRHYGNGDLHINNLYGYGCEVFITLNKRGDGVERKL, from the coding sequence ATGGGGAAACATAATATTCTTTCATTAACCCCAGTATTAAGGAAGCTCAAGGTTCAGGAAGATCGCTACACATTTGATCGTATTCTGGCCTATTATGCCAAATTTCACCAGGCAAAACTAAGTCTGAAGCAAATAGCCCAGTTTGGACAAACTCCGTCTACCCCACAGATTTTCAGGTCATCCGTGTTCCTTTTGGATGAATTACCGGTTCGTTTGAGCAAACGAATAACGTTACTGAGAAATCCCCCGGAAATTATCAGGGAAAGAGGACTGCAAGCTCCTTTTTTGGAATGGGCTAGAACGTATGAAAAGACATTTGTACAAGTATTGAAATTCAAGCGTGCTTTTGGGTTCATGaacaatgaagatgaaatcTCACGCTTGGTGGACCGTGTCCATTCAGAACACTCATATTCGAACGTAACTCCCATAACCACTGAGTTGAAAAACCGACTGCTGAAAGAAAGTGACGTCTCGGGAACTCTGATGAATAAAGACATTGACAATGACGGCTTTTCCGTCTTTGGTTTAATAGGCCTGAAATCGCTAGCATCGAATTCTGCTGAAGTCTCTGGACTCAAGAAATACCTTCAGGTAGCTTATCGCTCTCATACAGAGATCCACAGCTATTTGGAAGAGGTAGCCACTttgtttcaattgatattgaaaaacCATAGTAATGATATACTCTCATTTACCAAACTATTGATGGAACATACGGGCAAGAAACAGCTATCAATGAACGAGTTTGATAATCAGAAACAGATTCACAGGTATCTGAATATGCTGTTCAGCTCTAGAATAGGAACCAGAGTCTTGTTGGCCCAGCATCTTCAATTATACAAAATGAGCACCGGAAAACTTCGAAGCTCTGTCATGAAGCAACTACAACATCAGGGAATGACCGGCGTTATTGGCACCAAAGTAGTATTATATGACATTATTAATGACGCCATTTACTCAGCAGAGGAGGCCCTCAACAGATACTTGCAGGAGTCAAATTCGTCTATTGTGGAACCACCTGAATTTGAGCTGAATTGTGACCCTGACTTGACTGTGACTTGCATTCCAGCTCATCTTTGGCATGTGGTATTTGAAGTTTGcaaaaattctttgagaGCCACAGTGGACAATCATATCCAAAAAGGTGATACCAGCAAGCAAATGCACCCAATAGTAATAACAGTACTGGAGGGCACAGATGATGTAGTTATAAAAATTGCGGATAGGGGAGGAGGAATTTCTCCAGAGGTGTTAAAACATATATGGTCATACCACTATTCTACCAACAACACGGTAGACGCAGTTCAGAAACTTACTCAATCTGAAAAAGACCAGTACACTCTGGTGAACTCCGCTCAACAGGGGGCTGAAGATAATGCACCAATGGCTGGCCTTGGGTTTGGATTACCTCTTAGCAAGCTCATGATCAGACATTACGGAAATGGAGATCTGCACATTAACAATCTTTATGGATATGGATGTGAAGTATTTATTACTCTTAACAAAAGGGGAGACggagttgaaagaaaactgtAA
- a CDS encoding Integral membrane protein localized to late Golgi vesicles along with the v-SNARE Tlg2p has protein sequence MHHQGISLDEDLDRGFVETAQVYGSQLASWFQGQPIWKKALIVSNMIVLSALGVLALVYHERLLSVLQSMATGFKDIKYGWLMLFGLVYTVAFPPLIGYAMLSTLCGMVYGISFGWPLLMTSTVLGSLSSFLVFRYLLHDYSVRLVESHSKLKAITAILTGRNNWKESLFILSMIRLCPLPYSLSNGALAAVPGLSGAVVLGASVLTSPKLLIPLFIGSKINNIGDAESTGWDKIVDLLSIFITSTAFTTTTYVIYYKMQQQMNTMDLENGDLQSLNTLANFDDDAELVDDDDLTSTI, from the coding sequence ATGCACCATCAAGGAATAAGTCTAGATGAAGACCTGGACCGTGGCTTTGTGGAAACTGCCCAAGTTTACGGCTCACAGTTAGCTTCTTGGTTCCAAGGTCAACCAATATGGAAAAAGGCACTTATAGTGTCCAATATGATAGTGCTGTCAGCACTTGGTGTGCTAGCACTCGTGTATCACGAGAGGCTGCTATCGGTTCTGCAATCAATGGCAACTGGATTCAAAGATATAAAGTACGGTTGGTTAATGTTGTTTGGCTTAGTCTATACAGTTGCTTTCCCGCCGTTAATCGGATATGCTATGTTAAGCACCCTATGTGGAATGGTTTACGGAATTTCCTTTGGCTGGCCATTGTTAATGACAAGTACTGTTTTGGGCTCGTTAAGCtcttttttggtatttCGATACTTATTACATGATTATTCGGTTAGATTGGTAGAGTCTCACTCTAAACTGAAAGCCATAACGGCTATATTGACCGGAAGAAACAACTGGAAAGAGTCACTGTTTATCCTTAGTATGATCCGATTGTGTCCTCTTCCCTATTCATTATCAAATGGAGCGTTGGCGGCGGTACCTGGATTGTCAGGTGCAGTTGTACTTGGGGCATCTGTACTCACGTCTCCAAAGCTACTGATTCCATTGTTCATTGGTagcaaaatcaacaacatTGGCGATGCTGAATCTACAGGTTGGGATAAGATAGTTGACTTACTCAGCATTTTCATTACGTCTACAGCATTTACCACTACCACGTATGTGATTTACTACAAGATGCAGCAGCAAATGAACACCATGGATCTAGAGAATGGAGATTTGCAGTCTTTGAATACGCTAGCCAATTTCGATGACGATGCTGAGCTAgtagatgatgatgacttGACGTCAACTATCTGA
- a CDS encoding C3HC4-type RING-finger peroxisomal membrane peroxin gives MDFYSNLDSRSLDSETPTLFEIISAQELEKLLTPSIRYILVHYTQRYPRYLLKVANHFDELNLAIRGFIEFRQLSHWNSTFIDKFYGLKKVRNHQTISTERLQSQVPTLLEQRRRLSKTQIAVSLFEIVGVPYLRDKLDHLYDKLYPKLMMNNLDPKESLKTFVQYYFLKLYPILLSVLTTIQVLLQVLYLSGTFKSPSIIMWLFKMKYARLNSYDYNLDEQRVNKFLNKTSAGKLGTGNNRIRPITLTESLYLLYSDLTRPLKKGLLITGGTLFPASIFLLKFLEWWNSSDFATKMNKPRNPFSDSELPPPINLSKDLLADRKIKKLLKKSQSNDGTCPLCHKQITNPAVIETGYVFCYTCIFKHLTSSELDEETGGRCPITGRRLLGCRINKTTGEWTVDGIRRLMM, from the coding sequence ATGGATTTTTACTCCAATTTGGACTCAAGGTCCTTGGATTCAGAGACTCCCACTCTATTTGAAATAATTTCTGCACAGGAGCTGGAGAAACTGCTGACTCCATCCATTCGATATATCTTAGTCCATTATACGCAACGCTATCCTCGGTACTTGCTGAAGGTGGCTAATCATTTTGATGAACTGAATCTGGCTATTCGGGGATTTATTGAATTTCGACAACTGAGTCATTGGAACTCCACATTTATCGATAAGTTTTATGggttgaagaaagttcGCAACCACCAAACAATATCCACCGAACGGCTACAATCACAGGTTCCTACCCTATTAGAGCAAAGGCGAAGGCTTTCAAAGACCCAGATAGCCGTATCTTTGTTTGAGATTGTAGGCGTGCCATATTTAAGAGATAAGCTGGACCATTTGTATGACAAGCTCTATCCGAAGCTAATGATGAACAATCTAGACCCCAAAGAAAGCCTCAAAACGTTTGTTCAATACTACTTTTTGAAGCTGTACCCCATATTGTTGAGTGTATTGACCACAATTCAAGTCTTGTTGCAGGTTTTGTATCTTTCAGGCACATTCAAATCTCCGTCCATCATTATGTGGTTATTCAAGATGAAATATGCTAGATTGAACAGCTATGACTACAACCTGGATGAACAGAGAGTTAACAAGTTTCTCAATAAGACATCTGCCGGGAAATTGGGAACGGGGAATAATAGAATTAGGCCTATCACGTTGACAGAGTCATTGTATTTACTGTATTCCGATCTAACTCGTCCATTAAAGAAAGGATTACTAATCACAGGAGGAACACTATTCCCAGCATCaatctttctcttgaagtTTCTGGAATGGTGGAATTCCTCTGATTTTGCAACTAAAATGAACAAACCAAGAAATCCATTCAGCGACTCAGAGTTACCGCCCCCAATAAACCTTTCAAAAGACTTACTTGCTGatagaaaaatcaagaaacttttgaagaagtcacAGAGCAATGACGGTACTTGCCCTCTTTGCCATAAACAGATTACCAATCCTGCCGTCATCGAAACGGGATATGTATTTTGCTACACCTGTATTTTCAAGCATCTCACTAGCTCTGAGCTGGATGAAGAGACTGGAGGAAGATGTCCAATCACAGGTAGAAGACTCCTCGGATGCCGAATTAACAAGACTACAGGAGAGTGGACTGTGGACGGAATCCGTCGCCTAATGATGTAG